One segment of Burkholderia multivorans ATCC BAA-247 DNA contains the following:
- a CDS encoding UDP-glucose dehydrogenase family protein — MKITIIGTGYVGLVTGACLAEIGHDVFCLDVDLRKIEILNNGGVPIHEPGLLEIIARNRSAGRLRFSTDIEASVAHGEIQFIAVGTPPDEDGSADLQYVLEAARNIGRHMTGFKVIVDKSTVPVGTAQRVRGVVEEALAARGLAGSVAHRFSVVSNPEFLKEGAAVDDFMRPDRIIIGVDGDETGTVAREKMKKLYAPFNRNHERTIYMDVRSAEFSKYAANAMLATRISFMNEMSNLADKVGADIEAVRRGIGSDPRIGYHFLYAGVGYGGSCFPKDVQALIRTAGENGQPLRILEAVEAANHAQKDVLIGKIERRFGADLSGREFAVWGLAFKPNTDDMREAPSRRLIAALLARGATVRAYDPVALDEARRVFALDLGEGSDALARLQFVDTQDAAVIGADALVIVTEWKEFKSPDFTRLKAELKAPVIFDGRNLYEPDAMAELGIDYYAIGRPHLDPQAHSHG; from the coding sequence ATGAAAATCACCATCATCGGCACGGGCTACGTCGGCCTCGTCACGGGCGCGTGTCTCGCGGAGATCGGCCACGACGTCTTCTGTCTCGACGTCGATCTGCGCAAGATCGAGATCCTCAACAACGGCGGCGTGCCGATCCACGAACCGGGGCTGCTCGAGATCATCGCGCGCAACCGCTCGGCCGGACGGCTGCGTTTTTCGACCGATATCGAGGCAAGCGTCGCGCACGGCGAGATCCAGTTCATCGCGGTCGGCACGCCGCCCGACGAAGACGGCTCGGCCGACCTGCAATACGTGCTCGAAGCCGCGCGCAACATCGGCCGCCACATGACCGGCTTCAAGGTGATCGTCGACAAGTCGACGGTGCCCGTCGGCACCGCGCAGCGCGTGCGCGGCGTCGTCGAGGAAGCGCTCGCCGCGCGCGGCCTCGCGGGCAGCGTCGCGCATCGCTTCTCGGTCGTATCGAATCCCGAGTTCCTGAAGGAAGGCGCGGCGGTCGACGACTTCATGCGTCCGGACCGCATCATCATCGGCGTCGACGGCGACGAGACGGGCACGGTCGCGCGCGAGAAGATGAAGAAGCTCTACGCGCCGTTCAACCGCAATCACGAGCGCACGATCTACATGGACGTGCGTTCCGCCGAATTCTCGAAATACGCGGCGAACGCGATGCTTGCGACGCGCATCTCGTTCATGAACGAGATGTCGAATCTCGCCGACAAGGTCGGTGCCGACATCGAGGCCGTGCGCCGCGGCATCGGTTCGGATCCGCGCATCGGCTATCACTTCCTGTACGCGGGTGTCGGCTATGGCGGTTCGTGCTTCCCGAAGGACGTGCAGGCGCTGATCCGCACCGCCGGTGAAAACGGCCAGCCGCTGCGCATTCTCGAAGCGGTCGAAGCGGCCAACCATGCGCAGAAGGACGTGCTGATCGGCAAGATCGAGCGGCGTTTCGGCGCGGATCTGAGCGGCCGCGAATTCGCCGTCTGGGGGCTCGCGTTCAAGCCGAACACCGACGACATGCGCGAGGCGCCGAGCCGCCGTCTGATCGCGGCGCTGCTCGCGCGCGGCGCGACCGTGCGCGCCTACGATCCGGTCGCGCTCGACGAGGCGCGGCGCGTGTTCGCGCTCGATCTCGGCGAAGGCTCGGACGCGCTCGCGCGGCTGCAGTTCGTCGACACGCAGGACGCGGCAGTCATCGGCGCGGACGCGCTCGTGATCGTCACCGAATGGAAGGAATTCAAGAGTCCGGATTTCACGCGCCTGAAGGCCGAACTGAAGGCACCGGTGATTTTCGACGGGCGCAACCTGTACGAGCCCGACGCAATGGCCGAGCTCGGCATCGATTACTACGCGATCGGGCGCCCCCATCTCGACCCGCAGGCCCACTCCCATGGATGA
- the lapB gene encoding lipopolysaccharide assembly protein LapB: MDLDFWWLLAIPVAFALGWAASRYDLKSLLSESANLPRSYFRGLNFLLNEQPDKAIDAFIEVAKLDPETVELHFALGNLFRRRGETDRAIRVHQNLLSRTDLPVNERDHALYELGQDFLKAGLLDRAEEAFHKLADGDYALGAQRALLTIYEIEKDWNKSIDTAKRIESMSDKPLGTEIAQFHCELAQDALQRKNGAAAAEQLRLALAANPQNVRATILSGDAADAAGDHAAAIEHWKRVEAQNPAYLPLVADKLMKAYVALGKAAEGAELLMGYVDRYPSNDLLDIAYQHIAGLRGQDAAHTLARTQMEKSPNLSGMLHLLDAQIAGADEPRRKELEMMRALIKQRTKNLPRYTCQNCGFRARLFYWQCPGCSGWETYAPRRVEPAMPG; this comes from the coding sequence ATGGATCTGGATTTCTGGTGGTTGCTCGCGATTCCGGTCGCTTTCGCGCTCGGCTGGGCGGCGTCCCGCTATGACCTGAAGAGTCTGCTGTCGGAGAGCGCGAATCTGCCGCGCTCGTATTTTCGCGGCCTGAACTTTCTGCTGAACGAACAACCGGACAAGGCGATCGATGCGTTCATCGAAGTCGCGAAGCTCGATCCCGAAACGGTCGAGCTGCACTTCGCGCTCGGCAACCTGTTCCGCCGCCGCGGCGAGACGGATCGCGCGATTCGCGTGCACCAGAATCTGCTGAGCCGGACCGACCTGCCCGTCAACGAGCGCGATCACGCGCTGTACGAGCTCGGTCAGGACTTCCTGAAGGCCGGCCTGCTCGATCGCGCCGAAGAGGCGTTTCACAAGCTCGCCGACGGCGACTATGCGCTCGGTGCGCAGCGCGCGCTGCTGACGATCTACGAGATCGAGAAGGACTGGAACAAGTCGATCGATACCGCGAAGCGCATCGAATCGATGAGCGACAAGCCGCTCGGGACCGAAATCGCGCAGTTTCATTGCGAGCTCGCGCAGGATGCGCTGCAGCGCAAGAACGGCGCGGCCGCGGCCGAACAGCTGCGGCTCGCGCTCGCCGCGAATCCGCAGAACGTGCGCGCGACGATCCTGTCCGGCGATGCGGCCGACGCGGCCGGCGATCACGCGGCGGCGATCGAGCACTGGAAGCGCGTCGAAGCGCAGAATCCCGCCTATCTGCCGCTCGTCGCCGACAAGCTGATGAAGGCGTACGTCGCGCTCGGCAAGGCGGCGGAGGGTGCGGAGCTGCTGATGGGCTACGTCGACCGCTATCCGTCGAACGACCTGCTCGACATCGCGTATCAGCACATCGCGGGCTTGCGCGGGCAGGACGCCGCGCATACGCTCGCGCGCACGCAGATGGAGAAGTCGCCGAATCTGTCCGGCATGCTGCATCTGCTCGATGCGCAGATCGCCGGTGCCGACGAGCCGCGACGTAAGGAACTTGAAATGATGCGTGCGCTGATCAAGCAGCGCACCAAAAATCTGCCACGGTATACGTGCCAGAATTGCGGTTTCCGGGCGCGGCTCTTCTACTGGCAATGCCCGGGCTGCAGCGGCTGGGAAACCTATGCGCCGCGCCGCGTCGAACCTGCGATGCCGGGCTGA
- the cmk gene encoding (d)CMP kinase: MKSTRPFHPTPVITIDGPTASGKGTVAALVAAHLGFHLLDSGALYRLAALASMRYDIAAEDVDALVKLIDDLHITFREGCAQLDGVDVSNDIRAEAVGNRASAIAVHGPVRTALVARQRAFRKTPGLVADGRDMGTVIFPDAMLKVFLTASAEARAARRHKQLMQKGFSANIDDLLRDLRERDARDSNRAAAPLKPAADAKLLDTSALSVDEAVDQVLQWYRALGQPA; this comes from the coding sequence ATGAAATCGACCCGACCCTTTCACCCGACCCCCGTCATCACGATCGACGGCCCGACCGCTTCCGGCAAGGGCACCGTCGCGGCGCTGGTCGCCGCGCATCTCGGCTTTCACCTGCTCGACAGCGGCGCGCTGTATCGCCTCGCGGCGCTCGCGAGCATGCGCTACGACATCGCGGCCGAAGACGTCGACGCCCTTGTGAAACTGATCGACGATCTCCACATCACGTTTCGCGAAGGCTGTGCCCAGCTCGACGGCGTCGACGTGTCGAACGACATCCGTGCCGAGGCGGTCGGCAACCGCGCGTCGGCCATCGCGGTGCACGGGCCGGTGCGCACCGCGCTGGTGGCGCGCCAGCGCGCGTTCCGCAAGACGCCGGGCCTCGTCGCGGACGGCCGCGACATGGGCACCGTGATCTTTCCGGACGCGATGCTGAAGGTGTTCCTGACGGCCAGCGCGGAGGCGCGCGCGGCCAGACGGCATAAGCAATTGATGCAAAAAGGTTTTTCTGCTAATATTGATGACTTGCTCCGGGATCTCCGCGAGCGCGACGCGCGCGACAGCAATCGTGCGGCCGCGCCGCTGAAGCCCGCGGCAGACGCCAAGCTGCTCGATACGTCGGCATTGTCGGTCGATGAAGCGGTCGACCAGGTGCTGCAGTGGTACCGGGCGCTCGGCCAGCCCGCCTGA
- a CDS encoding integration host factor subunit beta encodes MTKSELVAQLASRFPQLVLKDADFAVKTMLDAMSDALSKGHRIEIRGFGSFGLNRRPARVGRNPKSGEKVQVPEKFVPHFKPGKELRERVDGRAGEPLKADEPDDER; translated from the coding sequence ATGACCAAATCCGAGTTGGTCGCGCAGCTGGCATCGCGATTTCCGCAACTTGTCCTCAAGGATGCGGATTTCGCGGTGAAGACGATGCTCGATGCGATGTCCGACGCTTTGTCGAAAGGGCATCGCATCGAAATTCGGGGTTTCGGCAGCTTCGGCCTCAACCGTCGTCCGGCGCGCGTCGGACGCAACCCCAAGTCGGGGGAGAAAGTGCAGGTGCCCGAGAAGTTCGTGCCGCACTTCAAGCCCGGCAAGGAGTTGCGTGAACGCGTCGACGGTCGCGCGGGCGAGCCGCTGAAGGCAGACGAGCCGGACGACGAGCGTTGA
- a CDS encoding lipopolysaccharide assembly protein LapA domain-containing protein has protein sequence MKFIVWLVRVLVFVLLLVLALANTQTATLNFLAGYAWQAPLILIGLAFFGVGLLAGLLSALPAVFRLRLENGRLKRDLRAARETPAVVDQPPMPPVI, from the coding sequence ATGAAGTTTATCGTCTGGCTGGTTCGGGTATTGGTGTTCGTGCTGCTGCTGGTGCTCGCACTGGCCAATACGCAGACGGCGACGTTGAATTTCCTTGCCGGCTATGCGTGGCAGGCGCCGCTGATCCTGATCGGGCTGGCGTTCTTCGGCGTCGGGCTGCTGGCCGGCCTGCTGTCCGCGTTGCCTGCGGTGTTTCGTCTGCGGCTCGAGAACGGCCGCCTGAAGCGCGATCTGCGCGCGGCGAGGGAAACGCCGGCCGTCGTCGATCAGCCGCCGATGCCGCCCGTCATTTAA
- the rpsA gene encoding 30S ribosomal protein S1, translating into MSDLQTSNPNTESFAALFEESLTRQDMRAGEVISAEVVRVDHNFVVVNAGLKSEAYIPIEEFLNDQGEVEVQAGDFVSVAIDALENGYGDTILSRDKAKRLASWLSLEKALDNNELVTGTITGKVKGGMTVMVNGIRAFLPGSLVDTRPVKDTTPYEGKTLEFRVIKLDRKRNNVVLSRRAVIEATQGEERAKLLETLKEGAIVNGVVKNITDYGAFVDLGGIDGLLHITDIAWRRVRHPSEVLSVGQEVTAKILKFDQEKNRVSLGIKQLGDDPWEGISRRYPSGTRLFGKVTNITDYGAFVEVESGIEGLVHVSEMDWTNKNVAPSKVVQLGDEVEVMVLEIDEDRRRISLGMKQCKPNPWDDFSRNFKKGDKITGAIKSITDFGVFIGLPGGIDGLVHLSDLSWSEAGEEAVRKYKKGDEVEAIVLGIDVEKERISLGIKQLEGDPFSNYVAMNDKGSIVDGVVKSVDAKGAVIALTGDIEGYLRASEISQDRVEDARNVLKEGDKVNAMVINIDRKSRGINLSIKAKDSAEQQEAIRGLQADTSAAATGTTNLGALLKAKLDGQNQ; encoded by the coding sequence ATGTCCGACCTGCAAACCTCCAACCCGAATACCGAATCCTTTGCGGCTCTGTTCGAAGAGTCGCTGACCCGCCAAGACATGCGCGCCGGCGAAGTGATCTCCGCCGAAGTCGTGCGCGTCGACCACAACTTCGTGGTCGTCAATGCAGGCCTGAAGTCCGAGGCTTACATTCCGATCGAGGAATTCCTGAACGATCAGGGCGAGGTTGAGGTGCAGGCGGGCGATTTCGTGTCCGTCGCGATCGACGCACTCGAAAACGGCTACGGCGACACGATCCTGTCGCGCGACAAGGCGAAGCGCCTTGCATCGTGGCTGTCGCTGGAAAAGGCACTCGACAACAACGAACTCGTCACCGGCACGATCACCGGCAAGGTGAAGGGCGGCATGACCGTGATGGTCAACGGCATCCGCGCGTTCCTGCCGGGTTCGCTCGTCGACACGCGTCCGGTCAAGGACACGACGCCGTACGAAGGCAAGACGCTCGAGTTCCGCGTGATCAAGCTCGATCGCAAGCGTAACAACGTCGTGCTGTCGCGTCGTGCCGTGATCGAAGCGACGCAAGGCGAAGAGCGCGCGAAGCTGCTCGAAACGCTGAAGGAAGGCGCGATCGTCAACGGCGTGGTCAAGAACATCACCGACTACGGTGCGTTCGTCGACCTCGGCGGCATCGACGGCCTGCTGCACATCACCGACATCGCATGGCGTCGTGTGCGTCACCCGAGCGAAGTGCTGTCGGTCGGCCAGGAAGTCACCGCGAAGATCCTCAAGTTCGACCAAGAGAAGAACCGCGTGTCGCTCGGCATCAAGCAACTGGGCGACGATCCGTGGGAAGGCATCTCGCGCCGTTACCCGTCGGGCACGCGTCTGTTCGGCAAGGTCACGAACATCACCGACTACGGCGCATTCGTCGAAGTGGAGTCGGGCATCGAAGGCCTGGTCCACGTGTCGGAAATGGACTGGACGAACAAGAACGTCGCACCGTCGAAGGTTGTTCAGCTCGGCGACGAAGTCGAAGTCATGGTGCTCGAGATCGACGAAGACCGTCGTCGTATCAGCCTCGGCATGAAGCAGTGCAAGCCGAATCCGTGGGATGACTTCAGCCGCAACTTCAAGAAGGGCGACAAGATCACGGGCGCAATCAAGTCGATCACCGACTTCGGCGTGTTCATCGGTCTGCCGGGCGGCATCGACGGCCTGGTCCACCTGTCGGACCTGTCGTGGAGCGAAGCCGGCGAAGAGGCCGTTCGCAAGTACAAGAAGGGCGACGAAGTCGAAGCGATCGTGCTCGGCATCGACGTCGAGAAGGAGCGCATTTCGCTCGGCATCAAGCAGCTCGAAGGCGACCCGTTCAGCAACTACGTTGCCATGAACGACAAGGGCTCGATCGTCGACGGCGTCGTGAAGTCGGTCGACGCGAAGGGTGCGGTCATCGCGCTGACGGGCGACATCGAAGGCTACCTGCGTGCGTCGGAAATCTCGCAGGATCGCGTTGAAGATGCGCGCAACGTGCTGAAGGAAGGCGACAAGGTCAACGCGATGGTGATCAACATCGATCGCAAGTCGCGCGGCATCAACCTGTCGATCAAGGCGAAGGATTCGGCCGAGCAGCAGGAAGCGATCCGCGGCCTGCAAGCCGACACCAGCGCTGCCGCGACCGGTACGACCAACCTCGGCGCGCTGCTGAAGGCGAAGCTCGACGGCCAGAACCAGTAA